The window GGGACCGCGCGGCGCACCGGGCATGGGCCTGGCCTACATGACCGCGGATCGGGGAGCCTGTCATCAGCGCGGTTTTCCCGTGGGCTACGAGGCCACGGGCATGGAGTGGCGAGGCAAGCCGGTTCAGGCCTTGAGCCTTGAGGGCAAGGCCGAACTGGTGGCCGCCTTGCAGGATTACCTGGCGGGCACGGATTGTCTGGTGAAGTGCGACTTCGGAGCCATGGGCGTGACTCCGGAGACCTACGCCGAACTGCTGAACGCGGCCACGGGCCGGAACGTTGAGGCCAGCTTTTTCGATGAGTTGGGTCGCCGGATCTGGAATACCACCCGTCTCTTCAATCTGCGTGAAGGGATGGATATCTCCCACGAGCGCCTGCCCCGACGCTTCGTGGAGGAACCCCTGCCCAGCGGCCCCCACAAGGGCCACCGGATTACCGAAGAGGACATGCGTACGTTGCTGGCGGATTACTATCGAGTCAGGGACTGGGACGCGCAAGGGCGGCCCACCAAGGAGAGTCTGGGGCGGTTCGGTGTCGTTACGGAGCGGCGGGTTGTGATGAATTAAATCGGATGAATGTGTTGAAAAGACGGCCCGGCCGGGTCTTGCTGAAATCACCTTCTTTACGCATGATGGTCTTGTTGTTCATTTGGATTGTTTTTTTTGGTTTCCGCTCCCATTTTTTTCATAAACATTATGCTGAATCTTATCCTCCCTCCTGATTTGGATGCCCTCAAGGCAATCCTCGCCGAAGACCCGGAGTTCCTGCTCGATGTGGCCGCTGTGGTGAATTGTTTGGGGACCTGCCGGTTGTGTGAACGGCGGTTCGTGCCCGTTGCTCCGTTGGTGGAATCCCTGGCGCCCCTGTATGCCGACCCAAAGAGATTGCATGCCTTTTTGCGACACAATCAGTATGTTTCTCTCTCCGAGACCATCTGCGGATTTTGCCATGCAGATCCGGGCTTACTGAACATGTTTCAGAAAATGAAAAAATTGTGAGCCATTGCCTCCTGATTCATCGCGGTGGATTGGGGGATTTTTTCATGGCTTGGCCATCCCTGCTCCGTATCCGCGAATACTTTTCCGGGCAGCGGGTATTCTGGGGAGGTCCGTCCAGTCGACTGCACTGGCTGTTGCCGTGGGGAATCGAGCCGATTGCTCCAGAGTTGCGCCGTGGTGTGGACTCCCTGTTTGCCCTGGACAGATGGCCTGATGAACTAGAGGGAATCCGGGTTTTCTGGTTTGCTCTGGACGCCCCACCGCCGGTTCCAGCATCCCCTCGTTTGCATGTTCTGTACGGGATAGGGCACTCCAAAGAGGGAAAAACATCACCCCGGGATGCCTATGCCCGACAGTTGAATACCCTGGGGATACCGGGTGAGCCGACATGGCTGAGTATCTGGCGCGAACACTTCGGCGTGATGGATCGCCCTCGGAGTCATGGGGCGAGCGAGGTGCTGCTCTTTCCCGGGGCGGGCCACCCGGCCAAGCAATGGCCGCTTGTACAATTTTTTGAACTGGCCGAGTGGCTTCAGCGACGCGGTCAAGCGGTGCGTTTTGTTCTGGGGCCGGTGGAGCAAGAACGGGGGGTGGAGGTTCCAGGTTTTCCGGTAAGCTTGCCGGATTCATTGGAAAAGCTGCAAGATGTGCTACGAAACGCCTGCTTCGTTGTCGGGAACGACAGTGGGCCGATGCATTTGGCGGGAATGATGGGCGTGCCTGGCCTGGCCCTGTTCGGACCGGCCTCGGAAGCGCAGTGGGGGCCGATTGGCCTGCGGACCATCGCCCTGGATCTGGCCTGCCGACCCTGTACGCAAACCGGACGGATGAACTGTTCCGATGCCCGATGCCTTCGAGAAATGCCCCAGGCCATGGTCCGAGAGGAAGTGGAAAAGTTTCTTGCGGAGTAAGTACCCAGGAATGAACACATTCCGGGAAGCTGGTCGTGTTTTGCGCAAAAGAAAAACCGGCCTCGCTTCAAGGTGGGCTGCCTTGGAACGAAACCGGCTTTTGCAAAAGGAGGAAGGTTGATTTGTATCTAGCAAGCAGTGTGCCACACTAGGCGCCGGGTAAATCATTTTGTCCCGTCTCCCCGACATGCTCTAAATGTTGCGTATTTGCTTGGCTCCGGGAGAGCCTTGACAGTTTGAGAGTATTGAAACCGACCATGGGGTGGGCAATGGAGCGTTTTGGGCCGTACAAAAAATTATACCGCTTTTCTTGATTTCCGTGAATCATGGTGATTGGCGGTACAAAAAATTTAACCAATCCTCCATCCGGCCTGCTCAAGCTCATCCAATCCGATGGCTCCAAGACGAAAAACGTGGAGCGTGTGGCTGGAAAGTATTTGGACCACCGTCGAGGGCCGGCCTCCGGCGGGGTAGGGCGGTTGGCGAATGACCATACCGGGGTGCTGATCTGGATCAGTTCCGGGAAGCAGCCATTTTCTGGAATCGTGGCTGCCCGATAGGGCTTGGATGGATGTACCTGGGGAGGACAAGGCCGCCAGTAATTCCGTATCCAATTCCTCCGGCCGGGAAGCGGCGGGACGGCCGCTGGTGTTGGCGCTGGTTGCGGTGAGAGGCGCTCCACCTTGGACGGCCAGAAACTGGGCCGTGGGATGGGGGGTCCAGCGCACGGCGATAAACCCCTGTTGGTCCTGTAGAAGGGACGAAAGCCCCGGCCGGGCCGGCACGAGGATGCTCAAGGGACCGGGCCAGAAATTCCGGGTCAACCGGTACAGGTCGGCGCTCTGGTGGTCCGTGACCATGGACAGCTGGTCCAGGGCGCCGATCAGCACGGGCAGCGGTTTGTCCTGCGGACGTCCCTTGAGCCGGACGACCTGTTCCACGGAATCCGGACGGAGAATGTCCACGCCAAGGGCATAGAGGGTTTCGGTGGGATAGACCACCGGCATTCCGTGGCGGATGGCTGCCACGGCCTTGAACATTTCCTGTTGCGGGCTTTGTTTGGTCATCTCTGTCTGATCATCTTATCCTGTTTATCATATCCTGTTAATTTGGTTCTGGTCATCGCAGCATCCAGGCGCTGACCTGCGCTTCCATTTCCTCATGGTTGAAGCGGGGGCTGTCGTAGCATCCCCGTGAGTGGCGTTGCCGCCACGCCTCGTAAAGGATCACGGCCGCGGCTACGGAGACGTTCAGGCTCTGGATCATGCCCTGCATGGGGATGAACAGGTTGTCCGGGATCAGGGCGTCCAGGGCCGGATCCTGGCCACGGTGCTCGTTGCCCAGCAGGATGGCCGTGGGGCCGGTGAAGTCCCAATCCGGGAGCGGCCTGGCCGTGGCGGTCAGGTTGGTACCGATGATCTGGTATCCCTGTCCACGGAGCCCGTTGATCATGGTCGCGGCGTCGTGGTGACGGATCCGGTCCACCCATTTTTTGGCCGAGGCCGATGAGCGTTTGCCCACCAGGGGAAATGATTCCCGGGTGTAATACAGGTGAACGCCGTGAACCCCAAAGGCGTCGCAGCTGCGCAGGATGGCGGAGACATTGTGCGGGTCGTGAATGTTGTTCAGGATCAGGGTCAGGTCTTTCTGACGTTTGGACAGGACATCCCTGATCCGTTGGATGCGTTGTTCGGTAATGGACGTTTTCATGTGAATGGTGTGGATGGCCGTTGGATTGCGGCGGAGCTGCCTCAGAAAAAGGCCTGGAATCAATTCGTCGGGTGTGAATTGGTTGCAAATGGGGGCGTGCCGCCGGATGGTCAGTGTGCTGGTTCACGCTCCAGGATGACTACCGCCGCGGCGGTGTCCCGGCCATGGGTCAGGCTGAGATGGATGTGGGTTACCCCGAGCCGGGAGGCCAGGCGTTGGGCTGTTTCGGAAAAGATCAACTCCGGTTGGCCCGAGGGCCGGCTGGCAACGGCAATCTGCTGAAAGGTGATTCCCTCCCGGAACCCGGTACCCAGGGCCTTGACCGCGGCCTCCTTGGCCGCGAAGCGGGACGCGAGATAGGGGATCTGTTGCCCGGTGAAAAGGTGTTTTTGTTCCGTTGCCGTGAGCACTCTCCGGGCAAAGGCCACGCCAAAGCGTTCCCAGATTCGCCGGATCCGGTCCAACTCCACCACATCCAGCCCCAGGCCGATTATTGCCATGAAGATCTCAAGGGATGTCCCTGAAGCAGGTTCATGCCCGAATCTCAGGGAACGAACGTCCGAATAATGTCCGCCATTTCCTGGACCGCCTGGCGCAAACCGACATGAATGGCCCGGGCCATGATGCTGTGACCGATGGAATACTCCCTGATGCCCGGCGTCTGGGCAAAGGGCAGCACATTGGTGTAGTTCAAGCCGTGGCCAAGGTTGACTTGCAGCCCGATGTCCTGGGCGATCCCGATGCCCTCCCGGATTTTTCGCAGTTCCTTCATGCGCTCTTCCCGAGTCAACGCGTCGGCATAGTGGCCGGTGTGGATTTCGATGTATTCGGCGCCGATGGCTTTGGCTGCGTGAATCTGCTCCGGGTCGGCGTCGATGAACAGGCTGGAGATGATTCCGGCGGCGTGGATATCGGCCAGGTAGGCCCGCAAATCCTGCTCTCTGCCAACCAGGTTCAACCCGCCTTCAGTGGTCAGCTCTTCCCGTTTTTCCGGGACCAGGCAGACCATGTGCGGTCGGGTGTTCAGGGCAATGGCATGCATTTCCGCTGTTGCGGCCATTTCCAGGTGCAGGTTGGTCTGGACGGTTTCCTTGAGCAGGGCCAGGTCCCGGTCCTGGATGTGCCGGCGATCTTCACGCAAATGGACGATGATCCCGTGGGCCCCGCCCAGTTCGGCCAGATGCGCGGCGGTGACCGGGTCGGGTTCCCGTCCCATCCGGGCCTGGCGGAGGGTGGCGACATGATCGACGTTGACGACGAGTACGGGCATGACTTGTGGGCTCCTTTCAATGATTCTAACAAAATTGCTTCAGAGCTGTCTGGTGAAACTCGATGGGGTGGAGTGGTTGGTAGGCGGCATAGAATCGATCGTGACGGTCACGGTGCAGCAGATCGTGGCCCCAAGGCCAGGTTCGCTGTCGATGCTGATAGTGCCGTCCATCAGTTCGACCAGGCTTTTGACGATAGCCAAGCCAAGTCCGGCACCTTGGTGCTTGCGGGTAAGGGATTCGTTGGCTTGGGTAAAGGATCCGAAAACCAGATGTTGTTGGTCCTCGAGAATGCCGCTTCCAGTATCACTGACGCAGCAGGCCAAGCGACATTTCCTGGGTTCTGGATGGCCCAGGGCAAACACGTTGACACTGATTCGGCCTTGATCCGTAAATTTGATCGCGTTACCCACCAAATTGAAAAGGATCTGACGGATGCGGACTGCATCACCGATCAGCCGCTCCGGTACAGTATCGCTTAACTCCTGCTCCAACTGCAAGCCTTTTTCCCGACAGGCCAGGCCGAAAGTGTCGGTCACGGCCTGGATCAACTCCACGGGATGAAAGGGTTCCTCCAGCAAGGTCAATTTTCGGGCTTCGATCCGGGAGAGATCCAGAATGTCGCTGAGCAGGCGGGTCAACCGGCCGCCGGAGCGGATCGACAACGCGACATATTCAGCCTGTTCCTCGTCCAACTGCGTGGTTTGGAGCAGTTGCATCATGCCCAGCAATCCGTTGAGCGGGGTGCGCAGTTCGTGGCTCATGTTGGCCAGAAATTGGCTTTTGGCAATGCTTGCCGCTTCCGCCGCCTCCTTGGCCTGAATCAATTCCTCCGCAATCTGGACCCGCTCGGTGACGTCGGCGATGGTTACCAGGGCCAACCTTCGGTCATCAGCGACAACCAGGGCTGTGGAGATGAGCAAATCTCTGGTAGCAATGCCGGATTGCGGATCGGCTCCTTTCAGTACGGACAGTCGTGTGGGCTCCTCAAGTCGGGATTGTCCGGAATCCAGGGCAATGCGGACATTTTGGCACAGCATGCAACCCGGACAGGCGCCGGTGGAGGGGAACATGCCTTCCTGGTCAGTGATGCACTTGAAAAGTGCTCCGCAGTGCTTGCCCAGAACCGCGCTTTTGCCTTTCTGGAAAAACGTCAGTCCAGCTCGGTTGATATCGTGAACCCGGCAATCCTTGTCCATCAGCAGCATCGTATACGGGGCGCCATCGAAAATACACTTGAGCATATCTCGTTGATGCTTGATTTTTCGCTCCGCTTCCTTCAACGGCGTCAAGTCGATATCAATACAATAGAGTTCTTTTTCTTGTCCGTGGGGCTGGATAATGGCGTGGTTGGAATAGACCGGCACTTTGCTGCCGTCCTTGTGCATGAGCAGCAGTTCCTCGGCCGGAGTATCTCGTTGTTGCATAAACATCCGGTGGATATTTTCCGCCACGTGCGCGCGTTTTTCCGGGGGAATGATCAGGTCCAAGAGATTCCTGCCCTCGGCCTCCCGCGCACTGTAACCATAGAGCTTTTCGCTGGCCTTGTTCCAGAAATGGACAGTGCCGTCGGCATGGTAGCCCTGCACCGCGATGGAGGAGACCTTGTTCAGGAGATTGCGCAGACGGGCCTCGCTGTGCTTCAGAGCCAGATCGCTCTTTTTTCGGTCGTTGATATTGCTGATTACGAT is drawn from Desulfonatronum thioautotrophicum and contains these coding sequences:
- a CDS encoding pyridoxine 5'-phosphate synthase, translating into MPVLVVNVDHVATLRQARMGREPDPVTAAHLAELGGAHGIIVHLREDRRHIQDRDLALLKETVQTNLHLEMAATAEMHAIALNTRPHMVCLVPEKREELTTEGGLNLVGREQDLRAYLADIHAAGIISSLFIDADPEQIHAAKAIGAEYIEIHTGHYADALTREERMKELRKIREGIGIAQDIGLQVNLGHGLNYTNVLPFAQTPGIREYSIGHSIMARAIHVGLRQAVQEMADIIRTFVP
- a CDS encoding PAS domain S-box protein; its protein translation is MNDEKRELSQGQHQATLEALNTHKAELEIQNEELRQSREELERSRHRYFRLFDLAPVGYLTLNDQNVILEVNLKACSLLGHERHHLLKQKLTSFIDRSAQSVFAKHRSRVLEVLTPQSCELLLVRKTGHTFWGQLDMSLDREGSDDGPVIRIVISNINDRKKSDLALKHSEARLRNLLNKVSSIAVQGYHADGTVHFWNKASEKLYGYSAREAEGRNLLDLIIPPEKRAHVAENIHRMFMQQRDTPAEELLLMHKDGSKVPVYSNHAIIQPHGQEKELYCIDIDLTPLKEAERKIKHQRDMLKCIFDGAPYTMLLMDKDCRVHDINRAGLTFFQKGKSAVLGKHCGALFKCITDQEGMFPSTGACPGCMLCQNVRIALDSGQSRLEEPTRLSVLKGADPQSGIATRDLLISTALVVADDRRLALVTIADVTERVQIAEELIQAKEAAEAASIAKSQFLANMSHELRTPLNGLLGMMQLLQTTQLDEEQAEYVALSIRSGGRLTRLLSDILDLSRIEARKLTLLEEPFHPVELIQAVTDTFGLACREKGLQLEQELSDTVPERLIGDAVRIRQILFNLVGNAIKFTDQGRISVNVFALGHPEPRKCRLACCVSDTGSGILEDQQHLVFGSFTQANESLTRKHQGAGLGLAIVKSLVELMDGTISIDSEPGLGATICCTVTVTIDSMPPTNHSTPSSFTRQL
- the acpS gene encoding holo-ACP synthase, with amino-acid sequence MAIIGLGLDVVELDRIRRIWERFGVAFARRVLTATEQKHLFTGQQIPYLASRFAAKEAAVKALGTGFREGITFQQIAVASRPSGQPELIFSETAQRLASRLGVTHIHLSLTHGRDTAAAVVILEREPAH
- a CDS encoding L-threonylcarbamoyladenylate synthase, whose protein sequence is MTKQSPQQEMFKAVAAIRHGMPVVYPTETLYALGVDILRPDSVEQVVRLKGRPQDKPLPVLIGALDQLSMVTDHQSADLYRLTRNFWPGPLSILVPARPGLSSLLQDQQGFIAVRWTPHPTAQFLAVQGGAPLTATSANTSGRPAASRPEELDTELLAALSSPGTSIQALSGSHDSRKWLLPGTDPDQHPGMVIRQPPYPAGGRPSTVVQILSSHTLHVFRLGAIGLDELEQAGWRIG
- a CDS encoding glycosyltransferase family 9 protein, translated to MAWPSLLRIREYFSGQRVFWGGPSSRLHWLLPWGIEPIAPELRRGVDSLFALDRWPDELEGIRVFWFALDAPPPVPASPRLHVLYGIGHSKEGKTSPRDAYARQLNTLGIPGEPTWLSIWREHFGVMDRPRSHGASEVLLFPGAGHPAKQWPLVQFFELAEWLQRRGQAVRFVLGPVEQERGVEVPGFPVSLPDSLEKLQDVLRNACFVVGNDSGPMHLAGMMGVPGLALFGPASEAQWGPIGLRTIALDLACRPCTQTGRMNCSDARCLREMPQAMVREEVEKFLAE
- a CDS encoding TrmH family RNA methyltransferase, which gives rise to MKTSITEQRIQRIRDVLSKRQKDLTLILNNIHDPHNVSAILRSCDAFGVHGVHLYYTRESFPLVGKRSSASAKKWVDRIRHHDAATMINGLRGQGYQIIGTNLTATARPLPDWDFTGPTAILLGNEHRGQDPALDALIPDNLFIPMQGMIQSLNVSVAAAVILYEAWRQRHSRGCYDSPRFNHEEMEAQVSAWMLR